Genomic DNA from Cucurbita pepo subsp. pepo cultivar mu-cu-16 chromosome LG13, ASM280686v2, whole genome shotgun sequence:
TGTTAATCCCAATTAGTCCAAAAATGGCTGTATAATTATCAGAGAAATGATTGCTAACCTGAAGGAAATCGAGGCAGTCGATTTTGGATGTCTGGCACTTCATCAGCACCCACAAAAATGATGAAGATTTTAAATCATTCCCAGGAAACCATTGCTATCAGAGAACAATGTAATAGGAAGAATACAATTTGTTTACATGTGGTGCTGTCCAAAGCCTACTGTACACAATATGAACTAAGCTTGATGGATACAGTCCCTGGCTCAAAGCAATAATTAAGGCAAAATCAAAGCCGTTCGACTGAGAAGCTAGTATCAGCTAGGCACCAAAGTAAATTCATGCCCATAAGAACCATTTCCCTTGTAATTTCATGAGTCAAGCAGCTCCGCATGTCTGATTAAGGTTTCTGATTACTCTAAATTGACAATAAATCATGTGAGAACGGGGCCCTTGGTTAGGACTCTTCGCCACGTTCACGGATGAAGATTAGAGCTTTGCAATCCACAGAATCCATCAAAAAGGCCCTGGAAAAAATTCACTAGCATGTGGCaaacagaaaagaagaaaatatgataaaagaaATTACAGACAAAACTGTAATTGGATCCCAAAAAATGAAGAGCAAAACTAACAGCAAATGAAAACTCGAGGCCTATAAATGAATAGAGTCCTGGCATGTTCTCAAGTATCTTCTTTCTCTAGGCATGGCATATTGAGTGTTATATATGCATTCATGTACACATATTTCGAACCCATTAAGTTATGACAAGAACATTCACAGTTAGAATTCTGTCCAACATAAGCAGGTTGAGAAGGATTTGTCGATCCCAACAGCTTCCTACATCAATTCCCATTGTCTTTCCTCTATCATATCATACGTGAAATATCAGGCATAGTTTATCCACCACCCCTTCTAATTCTTCGCCTTCATAAGGTTGTACTTTTCCATGATATCCGTTTCACTCAGCATGGCTTTTCTGTTAAACTGCAACCTGCAAGAGCCAAATAGAAATGTCCTGCGCCTATTGACCAACAGTGGAGACTTAAAAATCAACCCCACGTGTAGGATTCCAATTTTCCTTGCTATGCGAAGGCAAAGAAAACCTAAGAACTTTTGCAAAATCAAATTAGATATGATAAGATTCCTATTGGTTGAGTAAAACAGAAGTTTGGAATAGATAAAGTAGCACAAGAATGACAAGGGTAAGCTTGGAGATCAACAAGTCCATAAAATTCATGATTCTGAATAGGCATACTGGCACTTATATGCTGGAATCAACCAAAGAAGTCGACGGTAATAGATATTTAGGTTCCAATACAATCTTCTACATGTTATACTTTCGCTACTGTGGTAAAATATACTTGGCAACTGCTCAAGGACACTCATCAATTTAGACCCCAAAAAAGCGGTACATTCTctgccttcttttctttaagcACATCATGAAGCTTGGATATAAATTCTAGAGCTGGACAATGCGCAGGTGGCTGTAGATTACACATATCGGGAACCCTGTACTTGCAAGAGGCCAATAGAATCAAGAAAAGTAGTGCCAACATCTGGATACTTCAGTTCCTAGTTACCAACAAAATGGAACGAAGGAAATACTTTAACGCATGCAGCTCTTCTAAGTTTTTTGATGAAAAAGCATGCAGCTCTTCTAAGTTGCTTTCCGACCACTTTGAGTTTAGGCTATTAGCAAGAACAATGTCTCCGGCTGATCTCACTCGGAAGTTTTAGCAACTTCATaaagtaaatttatttttttcttttttccttctcagCCCACTTGGGTCCATAAATCGCCAAGACTGTCCGACCAAACCGTCGCTTAGTAATCTGCAATTAGATACAATTATATTTGtaactcaaaagggaaagacaTTAAGAGTAAAAACCTAAATAATTCTCATCAAATGCAGATCCCATGTCCAGCCATCATAAAATACAGCGAAAGCAACAGCAGAAATTTGTAAGATATCGTACCCTTGATCTGTtcttgtatatatatttttcaagtgtCTTGTTGAGAAATTACCCTTGGCGTTGGTTACAGACTGTACTTGACCCCCAATCACAAACAATAGAATCTCCCAGGATCCATACCCATAGTTTCTCACTTTCCCTCAGGCTAGAGatattgtatatttatatgaACAAATTTCAGCTGAAATACAATTTTATCCTATTTAACGATTTTATTCATTCATAACATTAAGAATGTTAAATACCTGCACGATTAAATTACCTGAATAAGGCATCCACACGAATCCAGCATGTCAGTCTTCAATGGATATTCAACAACCTATGGCAAAGATTTGTGCGAGAAAGGAAGGTAAACcatatgtaaataaatatcttaaatagAACAAGAAAATACAACTTACGATGAAGGTATCTTCTCCAACTAAGGCTGACTTCGATAGTTGCTCCATGACTACCCCATAATCAACTTGTATGTACGGTGGGGTAACACTAATGTAATCAAATGGTCTATCATTACCTAGACAAGACTAATGTAATCAATGATTGGGTAgttttgaaatcataaattataGAAGCTTATACATTCAAATGAACTATACCATAAGAAATTGGTTCCAGTACCATTTAttcttctaataaaaaaaaggagaaattttgtttgattttactGATTATTCCTAACAAGGTGAGACATGCATagatcattttcattttcatcttcactAGACTTCCTTAATTTGATGGCAAAGTTAATGCAAGTTTAATGACACCACAACAGATAAATTTCTTTAGGTGCTGCACATTTTGAGAGCAGTACGTGGATGGTATCTCCTGCAATAGTGCATTCTAAGCCTCAATCACGGTTTTATTTGCATATTAGAGTGCTGTAAAGAAGACTATTCAGGTACAACTCTTATGTATATAGAAGCTGTCAACCATTTGTAATcaaccatttatttttgtatataaatattttgaaatcaaaattgatcCCCTTCAAACTTTGAATTTAGTTCAATTGTCGAGATGAATATCCCCTCCcacccctctccctctctGGGCGAGTTATTGTTGCCGTTTAATCAGACACACCGgatataaaggaaaaaaacactaaaattaTTGCATGTTCAGCATTCTCATCAGATAAAACTACGAAGCATGCGGGCTTTAACTAGAATACCTGTCGTATGACTGATGTATTGAATACTTCACTTTCCGACTTTAGACATATCAAAAACTTGCTAGGCACTTAAACAAGAGTAACAATTATGTTCTCAAATACAATTCTCCTTTACTCTCCCTTAATCTcccttttaatatattaaatatgtcacgaattaaaataattttaacatgAGAAACATaagaagcataaaaaattcaaaatttcagaaactaaatttataatttaaaagttcaagaactAGATAAACACAAGTCTCAAAGTTTAAACACTATATatgtaatttaacctataaaatatcaatatatagAATATACGTCTAATTCAATCATTATATCtaaatcaaaacaatttaatcttaGTTTACTAAGCACCTAATTTGTTTTATCAtgtttaaaattgatatttaacaAACACTAAATTACTTCATGTTACACTTGATTTTGTCTCCCAATAGCcgacaattattttaaaagctaCAACAATCCCAAACTAACCCTTAGTTTGTTAGAAACAACGTACCCCCATGTCCATGTTTGTGTCCGTACTTCTTAGgatgaaacaaacaaagagaaaGCTAAAGTTTAGATAGGATACCAATAAGCTGTTCAGCTCGTTCTATAAAGTTCTCAACTGGAATTGTGTGAATGACTGAATCATCAAAAAACCCAGTAGATTCCAGATTCGGCCTTAAAACGTCAGAGACAACCCATGGATCCATCTCAACAAAATGCACCTGGAagttgaaggagaagaaattatatgaaggagaaaaaaagagagatgtaaagaaatgaataTTATGACATTGATAGTTTTGTCTATCAAGCCAATCCCTATCTAAACATAGTTCGAAAGCTGGCTTTATCAGTTagttatttctaaaaattgtgGAGAATGTTATCCCGAAGTAAATTCTCAATTTATCTGGTACCTCAGAACATCCACGGCTCATAGCTTCAATACCAACTGATCCGGTACCACTATACAAGTCTAACCAACGACCAGGCCTTAAAGATGCTGGACAGCCACCAGCAGCCTGCATTATCAAATTACATTAGATCTTTTCTTTGTGTCGATGGCTAGCAGCAACTTGACCTAGAAATATGCGAACTCTGAATCATTTGATAAGTTCGCAGAATGATCTGCTAACGTGAAAGAAACtagtatttaaaatacaacTCCAACCTGCAAGATATCAAAAGCTGCACCTTTCACAACTTCCATCATTGGTCGTACATCCAAGCCTATTGGTGAGAGTAGCTTCATTCTCCGAGCACTTCCTCCAAGCACCTGAGGTAGCCAACATATTGATTGAGTTGTTTTTGATAGAAAAATAAGGAATCTTATGTATGTACTTTCCATACATCAGTGGTACACGTGCTGTGTAGGCATTGGAGGATCCATGGGGATCATCAACGTGATAAATTTTAGCAACGGACGTAATGTTCTTTCAGActaaaattagtattttagttttcaatgTGACAAATTGACCTATTGAAAATGATTAACTTGGTGTAGATGTGACTGGAGTAAATCCAAATGAAATTCCATCAACTTACAGATTTAAACTAATATTATAGTTTTCAATTTGTGTAAATTGATAGTTAAGAGGGAATGCCTTTAATCCAAATAGAGCATTTGTTCATATCCACCCTGGTACGAAAAGTTATAATACCAAAAGacctcaaatatcaaattacAAAAGCATTTCTCTCCCCTTTCACTTCATTTCGAAATTTTGAAGGAGAAATCTCTATGGAAGAAAGAGATATCCCCTCTGAAGGATGTCTTCCCCACTTTGGAAGATATAAAGTGAAAATTAGCGCCAAGTTAGGCCAGCGAATGATTGTCACTTCTAAGGGTAGACTGAGTTGAATTATCTCAGCACAAAGCACCaaacaaaatggaaaagggAACACAACTCGTACCTTAAGTAACTTATGGGTCTTCCGATGAAATTTAGGATCCTGGCCTGAAATCTGCTTGTCTTTTCCCGATTTTCGCATTTCTCGTGCTCGCTGTAAGGAAAATTAACGATTACAAAGAAGAAAGTTAAGCGTTGCCAAATATGCAAACACTCATTTCCGAAGCCAATATAGTGCAATTGCACAATTCCAACagcaaataataatacaatgTCAGTCACTCATCTCCAAAATATTCATgcttgaaaagaaatgaaagagatCAACCATCAGAGAGAGGGAGAACCAACATTAGCAGAAGGTTCAGACAAAAACTCGTCAGGATCAAGTCCATACTGCTCCAATAACTTCTTCCTCCGCTCACTAACGGAATTCTCAGATTCTGAAACCAACATACAATTGAAAGTTCAATTACAGCAAAATAAAGGATACAACAAAATCGTTTTTCCATTTCTACAACAATTCACAACAAGAACTCACTGTACGAGCAAACGATAGTAGAAGACGACAGATGAGTGCTCGGTCTAGAACAGATATTGACGAGTGGAATATTCAGCGAAAACAAGCTACAATCTCGGTCTAGAACAGAGATGTTAGAACGGGCACCTAATGAAGAAAGAACCGGGAACGAAGAAACCGCCATCAACGAAGCTCTGCGCTAAACTTCGGATAGctctataaaaattaagagggAAAATATCCATCGAATCTTTCTAAAACAAATGGGCCTGGCCCAAAAACATGGGCTCGAAGTTTTGGACAGCCCAACAAGTTAAATCCGGGCCATTACCACTGGTCCAATTAAGAGGGAAAATATCCATCGAATCTCTAATACAAAGGGCCTGGCCCAAAAACATGGGCTCAAAGTTTTGGACAGCCCAACATATTAAATCCGGGCCATTACCACTGGTTCAATTAAGAGGGAAAATATCCATCGAATCTTTCTATACAAATGGGCCTGGCCCAAAGACATGGGCTCGAAGTTTTGGACAGCCCAACATGTTAAATCCGGGCCATTACTACTGGTTCCTCGAGCGGGAAGAATCCAAAAGAGAGCCGCAAAACTAATCACAAAAATGTTTAGCAAAAATAGGTAAATCAAACGTGATTATGGTTatgattataattaattaatcctTAAGTTCATTAGTAATTATGTCAactaattttattagaaaaaaacaagGCAGCATTCAAACTTTAATAGAAAAGGATTATAATTAGAAGTAGAGTATTAAATAAacagttaaaagaaaatgaaaaaccacGTGTTCAAACAAATCCCGGTGAGGATATGATGACACGTGGCGTAGATTTTACTTAGTGTTTGAGCAAATGTGGACCGTCGGATGACAGGCCGTGTGGGACCCAAGGAAGAGTAATGCAACCGTGAATGTGACTACTAATAATTGTGAACGAGTAAAGCGCTGGATTGGATTGCGTGTGCGATTCGTCGACATCGCTGAGCTCCGCTTCTGATTACGAATCCACACTAAACTCTGAAACTCATACCACCTGCATTGCGATTCTCTCGAGTTTCTCTGTCCGATCTGTGGTCTCAGCTCAGCGACGGGGAGGAGGAACCCGCCGACCACCGGAAAATGGGACTCTGCGGCTCGAAGCCGAAGGGTTGCGTCCGAGGAAGACTGGTTCCGTCGGGGAAGAGGAATCGGAGGCGGAGAAGAAGAAGTATCAAGCGGCGAATTTCCTCTCTGAAGCTTGATTCGCTTTCTACACCTAGTCGCCCTCATTCTACTCCTACATGTGCAGGTTTTTACATGCACTTTCCCTTTtctctaatcttttttttttttNttttttttttttttttttttttttttttttttttttttttttttttttaattttctttgtcttttccTTTACTTTTCTGATCTTGGATTCTTTAAAAGGCCGGCGATCAGATTTGGTGCATGTTCTTCAGAAGTCTGCCACGTATTAGCTACATTATGtgataacaataataatttcttttttccggAAGTTAATTGATTCgcattgtttttccttttttcatgTTATTTGATCTAGCTAGAGGAAGTGTCGATGCGGCGTGGTTTGATTCTACTTCAGTTCTTGATTCGGAATTCGATGACGAGTTTTATAGCGTTCGTGATGGTAGGTCTGCgtatttttcttcatcaatATCAATTTGATGATTACTGAACCGTAAAGATACGATAGATATTTCTATCTTTTTGTGTGTGGAGGGAGAGGAGTTGAGGAGGGGATTCATTGTTATAACTAGCCGCTGTCATGCTGTACCAAATTATTCAGGAAATCACTAATGTGATTGTAAATAAATGCAGATGTGTTGTCTTTAAATGGCTCTGAGTTCGCATCAAGATTAAGTGTTTCATCTCCAAAGCATCGAAACAATAAGGAACATAATGAAACTACTGCGACAATTCTTGCTAAGAGATCTAGTGATTGCAGAAATGATTTGACCCCCATTTTTGTAGATGAAGTTTCCACAGAGGGTGAAAATGGTAAAGGAGGTGAGGGGGCTGATTGGAATAACTGCGGCC
This window encodes:
- the LOC111808272 gene encoding uncharacterized protein LOC111808272 isoform X2, with protein sequence MTFAELFTRVGSIIGSLVFVWALFQQYFPVELRACFEKYSHRFVSFFYPFVQITFNEFTGEGFTRSEAYIAIQNYLSRNSSSQAKRLKADSMKNNQSLVLTMDDHEEIAEQYEGVKLWWSSGRNISKSQTISFHPATEDKRFFMLTFHRRHRDFIIGQYLNHVLKEGKAIKVKNRQRKLFTNQDAQWSHVVFEHPATFRTLAMKPEKKKEIMDDLIAFSQAEEFYKEIGRAWKRGYLLYGPPGTGKSTMIAAMANLLGYDIYDLELTSVRNNIELRRLLTEISSKAVVSMQSTSLMAVSSFPVLSSLGARSNISVLDRDCSLFSLNIPLVNICSRPSTHLSSSTIVCSYKSENSVSERRKKLLEQYGLDPDEFLSEPSANRAREMRKSGKDKQISGQDPKFHRKTHKLLKVLGGSARRMKLLSPIGLDVRPMMEVVKGAAFDILQAAGGCPASLRPGRWLDLYSGTGSVGIEAMSRGCSEVHFVEMDPWVVSDVLRPNLESTGFFDDSVIHTIPVENFIERAEQLIGNDRPFDYISVTPPYIQVDYGVVMEQLSKSALVGEDTFIVVEYPLKTDMLDSCGCLIQITKRRFGRTVLAIYGPKWAEKEKRKK
- the LOC111808272 gene encoding uncharacterized protein LOC111808272 isoform X1: MTFAELFTRVGSIIGSLVFVWALFQQYFPVELRACFEKYSHRFVSFFYPFVQITFNEFTGEGFTRSEAYIAIQNYLSRNSSSQAKRLKADSMKNNQSLVLTMDDHEEIAEQYEGVKLWWSSGRNISKSQTISFHPATEDKRFFMLTFHRRHRDFIIGQYLNHVLKEGKAIKVKNRQRKLFTNQDAQWSHVVFEHPATFRTLAMKPEKKKEIMDDLIAFSQAEEFYKEIGRAWKRGYLLYGPPGTGKSTMIAAMANLLGYDIYDLELTSVRNNIELRRLLTEISSKAVVSMQSTRRASLMAVSSFPVLSSLGARSNISVLDRDCSLFSLNIPLVNICSRPSTHLSSSTIVCSYKSENSVSERRKKLLEQYGLDPDEFLSEPSANRAREMRKSGKDKQISGQDPKFHRKTHKLLKVLGGSARRMKLLSPIGLDVRPMMEVVKGAAFDILQAAGGCPASLRPGRWLDLYSGTGSVGIEAMSRGCSEVHFVEMDPWVVSDVLRPNLESTGFFDDSVIHTIPVENFIERAEQLIGNDRPFDYISVTPPYIQVDYGVVMEQLSKSALVGEDTFIVVEYPLKTDMLDSCGCLIQITKRRFGRTVLAIYGPKWAEKEKRKK
- the LOC111808272 gene encoding uncharacterized protein LOC111808272 isoform X3, giving the protein MAVSSFPVLSSLGARSNISVLDRDCSLFSLNIPLVNICSRPSTHLSSSTIVCSYKSENSVSERRKKLLEQYGLDPDEFLSEPSANRAREMRKSGKDKQISGQDPKFHRKTHKLLKVLGGSARRMKLLSPIGLDVRPMMEVVKGAAFDILQAAGGCPASLRPGRWLDLYSGTGSVGIEAMSRGCSEVHFVEMDPWVVSDVLRPNLESTGFFDDSVIHTIPVENFIERAEQLIGNDRPFDYISVTPPYIQVDYGVVMEQLSKSALVGEDTFIVVEYPLKTDMLDSCGCLIQITKRRFGRTVLAIYGPKWAEKEKRKK